TGTAGATAAGGCTGAGCTTGAGCCGGAAAAGGCGAAAATGCTCAATGCTGTTGCGCCGGGATACCTGGCCGAAGCAAGTACTGATTCGGGAGCAAGAATGATTCATATTTCTACCGATTATGTATTTGACGGACGCAATTACAAGCCTTACAAAGAAGATCACACAAAAAACGCTGCAGGCATTTACGCAAAAAGCAAGTCAGAAGGCGAAGATAATGTAATGAAGTATTGTGCATCTGCCATTATAATTCGCACCTCATGGCTATATTCAGCGTATGGAGCAAATTTCGTGAAAACTATCAGACGTGTTGGAAAGGAAAAGGGCTCGTTGAATGTTGTGGCCGATCAGATTGGCTCTCCAACATGGGCTCACGATCTTGCATTTACGGTATTAAAGCTTATTGCCATGGATGCAGATGCTGGAATTTACCATTATTCCAATGAAGGCGTATGCAGCTGGTACGATTTTGCTCAGGCCATTATTGAACTATCAGAGATCAAATGCGAGGTAAAACCAACTGATACAGCAGGCTATCCCCTACCTTCGCCCCGGCCTTTTTACAGTGTTCTTGACAAATCAAAAATTTCAAATTTAACCGGACAATCTATTCCATACTGGCGCGACAGCCTCAAAAAATGCATAGCTTTGCTGAATGAACAGAGCTGAGTTGAACAGATTGCATACCAAGGTTTTTGAAGCCGCATCCGACGTTTTTTCTGAAATCGGACCCGGACTAGATGACCAAATTTACAAATCGTGCCTGATGCATGAGCTTAGATTAAAAGGACTCATGTTTAAACGCGATGTAGCATTTCCGGTTTTTTACAAAGACATTAAAACAAACCATGAAATTAAAGCCGAAATACTTGTTGAAAATCAAATGTTTATTGAATTGACCAATTCTCCTGAAATTACCCTGCTTATGATAAGCCGTTTGCAATCAAAACTTAAAATTGCCGGGAAAAGACTGGGAGTCATCATTTCATTTAATGTCAACAACATCACCGAAGGCTATAGAAAAGTAGTGGTAAATCAACCTTAAACCTGAACTTCAGAGAGTGTTAAGTGTTTTTTGAAGTACCAAATTAAAAATCAATCATTATGACCATTCAGGACGTTGACCCCAAAATTATTGAAAAAGCCAATATCTGGCTAAATGGAAACTATGATAAGGAAACCAAAGATGCAGTAATGGATATGATTAATCATGATCCTGCTGAGTTGGTTGAAAGTTTTTATCGCGATCTGGAATTTGGAACCGGCGGCCTCAGAGGTATTATGGGCACAGGCTCTAACCGGATGAACAAATATACTGTAGGAGCAGCAACCCAAGGGTTTGCAAACTACCTGAAAACCAGTTTTTCAGAATTAAAACAAATCAGCATTGCCATTGCCTGCGACTCTCGCAACAACAGCCAATATTTTGCCCGTATCGCTGCCGAAGTGCTTTCAGCAAATCAGATAAAGGTTTTTCTATTTGAGAGCCTGAGGCCTACTCCTGAACTTTCTTTTGCAGTCAGGGAACTAAATTGCCAGGGAGGCATTGTAATTACTGCCTCGCATAATCCTAAAGAATATAATGGGTATAAAGTCTATTGGAATGACGGAGGACAACTTGTTCCGCCTCACGATAAAAATGTTATAACCGAAGTTTTCAAGATATCAGATGTTAACGACATTAAATTCAATGGCAATGAAACCCTCATAACCATGATTGGGAAAGACATGGATGAGAAATATCTTAACATGATAAAATCACTGTCACTGGCACAAGAAGAAATAGCACGCCACCATGATTTAAAGATCGTGTACACTCCTATTCATGGAACAGGTGCCATGCTCGTACCGGAAGCATTAAAAAGATTTGGTTTTGATGCTGTACATACTGTTGACGAACAAATGACACCTGACGGAAACTTCCCTACTGTTCATTCGCCAAATCCGGAAGAAAAAGCAGCAATGGCTATGGCGCTTGAAAAAGCAAAATCTATCAATGCTGATTTGATTCTGGCTACCGATCCTGATGCCGACCGTGTCGGACTTGGGGTTAAAGACTTAGACGGGAACTACATTTTGCTGAATGGAAATCAATCAGCGTCCCTGCTTATCTATTATTTAATGAAACAATGGAAAGCAAAAGGAAAAATTACAGGGAAAGAGTTTATTGTCAAAACAATTGTAACTTCTGAATTATTAAAAGACATTGCGCTTGACCATGGTGTTGAATCATTTGATGTATTAACAGGGTTCAAATACATTGCAGAAATTATCCGCAAACTTGAAGGTCAGCAAACATTCATCGGAGG
This Lentimicrobiaceae bacterium DNA region includes the following protein-coding sequences:
- a CDS encoding GxxExxY protein — protein: MNRAELNRLHTKVFEAASDVFSEIGPGLDDQIYKSCLMHELRLKGLMFKRDVAFPVFYKDIKTNHEIKAEILVENQMFIELTNSPEITLLMISRLQSKLKIAGKRLGVIISFNVNNITEGYRKVVVNQP
- the rfbD gene encoding dTDP-4-dehydrorhamnose reductase, which codes for MQKILVTGSNGQLGNEIKLLSNALPDTEFLFTDFQELDITDLRAVKQTVTNFKPNWIINCAAYTAVDKAELEPEKAKMLNAVAPGYLAEASTDSGARMIHISTDYVFDGRNYKPYKEDHTKNAAGIYAKSKSEGEDNVMKYCASAIIIRTSWLYSAYGANFVKTIRRVGKEKGSLNVVADQIGSPTWAHDLAFTVLKLIAMDADAGIYHYSNEGVCSWYDFAQAIIELSEIKCEVKPTDTAGYPLPSPRPFYSVLDKSKISNLTGQSIPYWRDSLKKCIALLNEQS
- a CDS encoding phospho-sugar mutase gives rise to the protein MTIQDVDPKIIEKANIWLNGNYDKETKDAVMDMINHDPAELVESFYRDLEFGTGGLRGIMGTGSNRMNKYTVGAATQGFANYLKTSFSELKQISIAIACDSRNNSQYFARIAAEVLSANQIKVFLFESLRPTPELSFAVRELNCQGGIVITASHNPKEYNGYKVYWNDGGQLVPPHDKNVITEVFKISDVNDIKFNGNETLITMIGKDMDEKYLNMIKSLSLAQEEIARHHDLKIVYTPIHGTGAMLVPEALKRFGFDAVHTVDEQMTPDGNFPTVHSPNPEEKAAMAMALEKAKSINADLILATDPDADRVGLGVKDLDGNYILLNGNQSASLLIYYLMKQWKAKGKITGKEFIVKTIVTSELLKDIALDHGVESFDVLTGFKYIAEIIRKLEGQQTFIGGGEESYGYLVGDKVRDKDAVMACCMLAETAVWAKDKGLTMYEMLVDIYHQYGFYLEDLISITKKGKSGAEEIQQMMQNFRNDPPRQISGQEVILVKDYKFQKAYNLKDGTNSIIDLPSSDVLQFFLASGSKITVRPSGTEPKIKFYFGVKGLLADKKQFKQINNQMSEQLQEIITSMGLR